From the Helicoverpa zea isolate HzStark_Cry1AcR chromosome 28, ilHelZeax1.1, whole genome shotgun sequence genome, one window contains:
- the LOC124643806 gene encoding uncharacterized protein LOC124643806 isoform X1, with translation MPRPTPPISPLTSNLVYLTYVILSTLLKCFYIFVSSNSSKLISYYSNLEFSNRVQLTDRVIFTSSELYARSKMVKLNELISRAEIRVLYNLFVNLINYCDFYANVRSRVLQCHVDARRVQQCQFDVSRVQLTFGRSYMCVCKVRVVVKVRDSYKLYFDPLVSSTDFEQVFNFDTSQFKLIGCNYFIVVNNLISIVFIFNCRLFRQLHSISMASGVKCVHDSDRKVWMTDAIVAMRGALKCCSVSNRNVRSIVAERHLSGPAGHFGFPIVLSKTICLPVISYVYYNFIIIKNVIPKIDLKFLHTSVIVMPFFLIFYPLSGFYISFNLDNSYECHSLRNERIALL, from the coding sequence ATGCCACGCCCAACACCCCCCATTTCTCCCTTGACCAGTAACCTCGTATATCTTACCTACGTCATTTTATCTACACTTCTAAAGTGTTTCTATATATTCGTCAGTAGTAATTCGTCTAAACTAATATCATattattcaaatttagaattttcaaatcgcGTACAACTCACTGACCGCGTAATTTTCACTTCGAGTGAGTTGTACGCGCGTTCAAAAAtggtaaaattaaatgaattaattagTCGCGCTGAAATACGCGTGTTGTATAACCTATTTGTGAATTTAATCAATTATTGTGATTTTTACGCGAACGTACGGAGTCGCGTACTGCAGTGTCATGTTGACGCAAGACGCGTACAACAGTGTCAGTTTGACGTAAGTCGCGTACAATTGACATTTGGGCGTTCGTACATGTGTGTCTGTAAAGTTAGAGTAGTCGTAAAAGTGCGTGATTCGTATAAACTTTATTTCGACCCGCTTGTTTCCAGTACTGATTTTgaacaagtatttaattttgatacgtcacaattTAAACTTATAggctgtaattattttattgtagttaataatttaatttcaattgtatttatttttaattgtaggcTTTTTAGGCAGCTGCACAGTATTAGTATGGCATCTGGTGTGAAATGTGTTCATGATAGCGATCGTAAGGTTTGGATGACGGATGCCATAGTTGCGATGCGAGGAGCGCTAAAATGCTGCTCAGTTTCTAACCGTAATGTTCGTAGTATCGTCGCAGAGCGGCATCTTAGCGGCCCGGCCGGCCATTTTGGATTTccaatagttttaagtaaaacgATCTGTTTACCTGTGATTTCGTacgtttattataattttattatcattaaaaatgTGATTCCTAAGATAGATTTAAAGTTTTTACATACATCTGTGATTGTGatgccattttttttaatattttaccctTTAAGCggtttttatattagttttaatttggACAATAGTTATGAGTGTCATTCGCTTCGTAATGAACGAATAGCTCTCTTGtga